A stretch of DNA from Oreochromis aureus strain Israel breed Guangdong linkage group 23, ZZ_aureus, whole genome shotgun sequence:
TCTGATCTATTACTCCTGTTCTAGCTGGCTTGCTCTGGCTGCCCATAAAGTACcgtattcaatttaaaatattactcCTTACGTTCAAAACTATTAATAAATTAGCACCGAGTTATCTTAGTGAACTTCTCAGGCCACATACTCCTGCTAGAACACTTAGATCTGCTACTCAACTACTTCTGACGCAACCTAGATCTCGACTGAAGTCTCGGGGTGACCGTGCGTTCGCTCTGGCTGCCCCAGTACTGTGGAATAACCTCCCTCTCGCTATCCGCGCCTCTGATTCTATTGCACTGTTTAAATCACGACTAAAGACCCACTTATTCAATCTTGCCTTTCCTTCTAGTTAACATTTCACTTATGATTTTACACTATGCACTTTTATGCTCAATTAATTCCTTGTTTGTTCTGTATCTGCTGCTTCTCCTATGTATCAGTGACAGTTATCTGCTTGCATACCTAGTACTTGCTTTGGTcctatttctatttctattatCTTCCTTTTATTCTCTGTGTTACTTGTTAAGCACCTTGGTATACCCTTGGTTTtaagtgtgctttataaataaagtgtatcattattattatcattattattattattattaaacacaTGTGAGTAACCTTATAGtttaaaattgttatttttatagCTTACCTTAGAGGTCTGTGCCTCTTCGACCAGTTTGACTATTTGTGACAGTGTTGTTTCAGCACCGACGTGAGTGGCCTCCACCAGAAGGGCACCGTAAGCGTTAATGGAGCCGGCAATCACCAAACTGCCCACCTTCTTACTAACGGGCATTGGCTCACCtgacagaaagagaggaagaaaaattgCAACAAATGTCTAAATGATGGTGTCACAGTCATCTTCTGCCTTTTGTGTAactgtggtttgtttttgttccagAGGTCCTTTCAGAGGCTCAGCTGCTCAGCCACTCTCTGTTGGATCACTGGCTTTCACCCCTTCTTCTTCACCATCCAGTCACCCACCAGCTGTAATTAAGGACTGGCTCTCTCGAGCACTCTTGCTTGTTACAGCAGTCCAAAGTTGTGGCCTCAGACTCAGGAAATTTTgatatttctgattaatttccCTTTGTCTTTTTGTGTCAGTATtcttagttctttttttttttctagttctgGTTCCTAATAAATCGGCATAAAATCTGATTCTTTGATATTCAATAGGTTGAATCTCGAAAATGCCAGATGATTCTTTTTATTGAAATGAATGTCTTTTTCAAACCTGCATGCAAAAAGAATTTTACCTACACAAACCAGACATCTCTGATTACATTTATAAGACTTTATAACTTAATGACACAAATGTAACCTCTGGGACTAAAGATCTGCAATGCATGCCACTTGTTCTGCCACACGGAGACGGAAAACTCACAGAAATGAATTCTAAATTTGGCTTAAGATGCCTAAAATCCACATTCAAAGCCAAGGATTCACATCATTCACTCCCTCCTACCTGTAATCAAGGACTCATCTGCCATGGAGCTCCCTTCAATCACTTTCCCATCGACTGGGAACTTCCCTCCAGGGACAACCTTCACAATATCGCCCCTCTGAACGAGCTCCACCAGCACCTGCTCCTCACTGAggataaatatgtttttacagACACACATGTCATGTACCACAGAGGtgatggttttatttatttatcttatgTGTTTCACCTGATGATGGATTTGTCAGATCCCAAAGTGACCACAGTGGCGTCGGTGGCTTGAAGTGACATTAATTTGGCCAAAGCCTCTGAGGTTTTACTCTAAGACAGTAGAAACAGCACAGGAGAATGTATCGTTGCAGTCTTAAAACAAAGATGTACTGCACTAATGGTATGACCTCGTATACTCTCCTGTCTACTAAGTATGGGCATTTTGAATTGCTACAGTCACATGGTTGTATGGTTACCGCGGAAATGTGAGAATTTGTATGTATCTAGGTTATATCTGCATAAAGTAATTTTGCAAGAAAAATCTGTGTTCCCAGATTTTCACAACTGTGCCGCTGAGATGGCGACAGAAGAAAGTTCATACTCTCCTGCTGGTGAATATGTGTATAAAGAATGGGCCTTCTCTCACTGGTGTTAAAACACCTGCTGCTAGTGTCCCACCACAAAGACAGGAAATTAATCTGCAGCATTTCATTTCTGAGACGGCTCCTATAACAATGTTTTAGTTTCTTTGCGTTTTTGTCCAAGCCAGAGTACAGAAGCTTATGATGAATCAGTTAGTAATAATTTCACATATACAGATGTAAGTTCATGAGGAAAAAATAGCACAAGAGAAAAGCTGGCAAATATGTGGGGAAAAGTGGgaaatttagcagaaaaacatgaagattTATTTGTCAATTTATGATCTGTCACATTTGTAAGAACAAAGTTTAAATTAATgactacatttttttcaaaatataaataaatattacacTTTATGATAAAGATGTCAAATTTATAGGGgaaaaaactgttaaaatctgagggaaaaaaacaatcaaaacaatTGTCAATTTTCACCGGCcaattttcaggaaaaaaaatgaaaatctatTAGTAAAAGACCTGTAAAATTCGCCTAaactttacaaaaataaataaataaatacatttacaagTAAAACACTGGCGAGAGTGAAAGTTAAAGTTAACAATCAGCAAATTTCCCATAAAAATAGCAAATTTGTGAGAAAATACTGTCAAGTTTATAAGGACAAAATTGTAtaagaaataaacataaaaataaacatttttaatttataagAAAAATGGTCAAACTTGGATCAAATTTATGAGAACACAGTGTCAGAGATCCTGGCACAATTCTGTGCTAGGACTTTTAGATGTCTGAAACTCACGTAATGCAATGGTTGcaacaaaaatctgtcaaaattactagaaaaaatattaaaattgcaaagaaaaactaagaaattAGGAGAATGATACATTTGGCAAAATTTTCAAAACTTCTTTTgaaaaatctccaaaagttgaatctgttcatctggacgtagcgttttgtgggagaaagcaGTCAAGACTGAAGAAGACTTGGATTACGTTTCTCCACAAAAACATGATTCAACTTTTGAAattggatgattgagaatgcaaaCGTTCTTTTGAAAAAAGCATCAAAgtagcaagaaaaaaaataaaagatttattaacaaaaacatgGCAAATTTACTAGAAATTGCaaattttgaagaaaaaaagaaaaattcacaGGAAAGAATAGAAAATTTACAAGTAAAACATTGgcgaacttaaaaaaaaagattgctaACCAGTGGGTGAGTTCATGGTGGCTAGCCAACATCAGAAGTCAGTgaagtagtaatagtaaatagtaatagtaataacaCTATTACAGCTATTATTTGAGTactgcacaaaaaaaaacatgcactgCAGATATAAAATGCAAGCAACTTCATCATCAAATTGAATGCAGTCCTGTGATTGTGATGTAGCATCAGACGATGTTCAGTTTATCATTGTCTAGCACAATAAAAACATCAGCCCTCTGAAGAGTCAATAAAATATGGCAATAAAAGcctggagaaaaaacaaacatgctgcCTAATGCAGACAGTGCAAGTTTGAATTAGGTCATATATAAGCAACTGTAGTGAGCTGATTCCAAGAATCAGCAGTGACTTGACAGTTTATAGTTCCCTAGAATTAAGCCttataaatctttttttctttttattttaccttTGCGATGTGCTCCAGCCATCGTCCCAAAGCGATGAACACAAAGAGCATGGGTGGAGTGTCGAAAAAGGTCACAGGGCTCTGGCTGGCCTGCTCAGCCATGGCCACGATGAGGACCACGCAGGAATAGATGTAGGCAATGGAGGTGGCTAACACAATTAGCACATCCATGTTGGCAGTGCGATGTTTTAACGAGCGGTAGGCCTGAATGTAAAAGTATCGACCTCCAAAGATCTGCATCAAGGAAGACACAAAGATCCAGTGAGGGGAAGGATTCACGCTCCACCGTGAGTCCTACACTTTTACCATCCTTAGCAAAGAAAACACACTCGTGTGATTAAAGGTTTAGCTCAGATTGTGCTTCCTCACCTGGACAGGTGTGCAGAGCACAAAGAAAAGCAGGTTAAGGATGGAGAGGCCCGGAAGTACATTCTGCTCGGTGGGCATGGAGCCCCCATGTTCTTGGTGCAGGTTGTCCATGACCATCATGTAGATCATGAGACCCATCACAGGCAAGCCAAAGACCAGGCTCAACAGAAATGAGTTCTTCCACCTACAAAAACCAGGCAGACATGTCTGTtatgaaaaaaacattcatCCTTTCCACTGATTTTTTGTACAGCTGGTCATTTTTAAGGAAAAATTTAGCAGTAAGCTAATAATCTGACACCTTTTTTAGCTGCAAATGTTCCCCTGGTGGCCAAACGGAGAAAGGCCGGTAATTTCAAATTGCCTGACAACTGTATACAGTCTAGTATAAAGACAGTTTAGTGACAGTGTAGGGGATGGAAAATCTGTCATAATAGCTGTGAAAAATCTGCTGacatcttgttgaattcagtgATCTAAATTCACAAAGAGCAGCAAGTCAGCTGAATGCAGCCtgtacactaagaaaatctaGTTTTACCACCTCTGGTCTTGCATCTCTCATATAGAGCCAAGAGCAGAAACAGTCCATCTGTATGACATTTAAGGAAAAGTGAAAGTTGGTATAAGTACTAATTAATCGAAATGTTGACTCTGACCTAAATCTAAAAAGCCTTTTCCAGTAGTGAAAGAAAAAGTGTAGTGAGGGATTGTGGGTTTAAGCATGACCTGGGGGATCAATATCTGGATCAAAACCACCATGTGCTGGTTATAACTTTCCACCTGCCAACGGCATACTCTCAGGGTTTAATTGTTAGAAAATTgttaattgttattatttaaaaataagaacTGTAAACCAGATACTTGCTGTCGAATTTCTTCTTTGTGATCAAGGTTGTTTTTGAAGCCCGCCTTCTCCAGCCTGGCCTCAAATCCAAGACCCTGAAATGAGGAGAAACTccaaggtgtgaaaattgcATGTGTAAAACATTGTAGGTTTAAGATGGCTTTTAAAAGTCTTGTGATAAACACCTGGATGATCTTGATAATATCCCGAGGTCCGAGCACCTCTGGGTCAAACTCAACCTGAGCTTTGTTGGTTGCCAATGTGACCGAAGCCATGAGGATCCCTCTGGTTAAGTTGAGCTTGGACTCGATGTTGTGGACACATGATGCGCACGTCATGCCTGTTATCTGCATGTGAAATACATGTGATGTGGAATTTGCACAAAATCCTGCATTATATGATGTCCCGCAGACTTACAGTGAGGTCCAGCTTTCCATGTGCTACTGCATTATCCTCAATCACTTTGGCACCAAAGCCCAAGTCTTTGATGAGCTCAGTCACTGCAATAGCATCCAGGACATCTGAATCATACTTCACCTCCGCCTTACCGGCCATTAGCGACACCAACACTGAGAGGACACCTGGTTAACAAACACAGTACACTTTATCAGCATTCTTCATCTCAGTACAAATGCCTCATCCCTGGAAGTTGCTCAcctctgtgtttgagcaggtTCCTCTCGATGTTGGACACACAGGAGGCACAGGTCATCCCCGTGACGCAGATGAAGCATCTCTTTGCTTTTATCTCAGGCGAACTTGCAGATGGTGCCTGTGAACCCGTCCCATTGCTGACTACAGGCCTGTTAGCCGACATGTCAGAAAGTCCAAAGCTTACAGGCTGGGACTTTTCATGACTCTGAACACTCTTTATAGGTTCTGAAAGGACAAAAAAATATGGAGGTGCCATATAAGTTTGTAGCTCTACAGATTTATGAGGCTCAACTGAGAATCTTCACTCACCATGGTCCAActagaaattttaaaaactcaTCTTAATCTCTCCCTGAAGGGAGGGAGGATATAAtctctttcatttgttttttttttgtctgtttgttagcagtGTGTCAGATTTTGTGTGATGGTAGATACCAATTAACAATAGATACCAATACCAGCTTGAGGTGATTTAATTTTCATGAAAATCGGTCAAGGTCAAAGTCAAGGTCATACCGAATGTGAAAGTTAGTAAAATCTTTATATCACACACAATTTTTCATGCATCGTTTTCAGATTTCACAGCAATATACTAGGCCCTGGGGGACATGAGTACCTAGGTTGGCTAAGTATTTAACATTGACATTTATTGTTTAAGGTCAAAGTTGACCTGGGAAAAAACACTTCAAGGAATAATATCAAGTAATATATCCTGTGAAAAGGCCTGGAGAGGCATCACAGTGACACCATAAAGTTTTGCAAAATCACACATGCATGAATATATcttaaaatgtcaaactttCACAGCTTACAGAAGATAAGGGTAAAGATATAAAACTTTAGTATGTAATGCTTCAAGGTCATAGGTCAACAGTCAGGTTCACACAAATTAGGAAAAAGCCTTATTTTCCATGGGTCATCTCCAAACTTTAAAGCAATAGGAACATAAGTAACTTGTTTGCTTGAACTCTTTAAAACATTGTATGCCGTCACAGTGAGACAAATGGATTAAGCTGACATCAGCATAAATTATCAAAGTTCAAATGTTCCCCTTTTTGTTTGCTGTGGCCAAAACTGTGTGTTCAATACActgctaaaaaaaatgaaaggaacacAAAAATCATGTGAAGTCTCTATACCGATATGGATTGGATAACATGGTAGGAACTAACAACTCGGTTGTCAGAGAACATCTGCAGGTGGCATGATTCCCTGTTGTACTGGAAATATAAGGTGCACAAAGTAAACAGGAATGATTTCTGATTGTTTAACTCTCATATAGCTCCAGGATGAAAGCACAGAATTGGAAACGAGCATGAATGGCATTTCTAAAGCAAGctggatttattttatttactttaagtCCACAATCTTCTCCCACACCTTCTGCTAACTAGAAGAGAAAATAACCAAGCATTTGCTTAGTTTGAGAAGTTTGGATAGCCTTTTTTACAGCTCACTGGCATATGATATACAACCACATGATATATAACTTCTATCCCAATAAGAGGCCAGTAGAGGCCAATAAAACCTGACACTGAGAGCTGAGCAAGATAAAGAGAAATTAAAGAATCTGTTCATAATCTGCCTGCGTTAATCCCTCATCTTGGCAGGCTGTTTCTGCAATTAAAGCCCTGGTAAGGATAAGGGCTCTCAGAGTTTCACTGAGGAGTACAGTTGTCTGGTTCCCAGAGTAACCGTTGAGTTTCTGGTTTACTCTAAACAACATACCTCTTCTAAGAAACCCTTTAGATAGCATGTACAAGATTTCACGGTTAATGGCAGACATTTCCTAAATGAAAGCAAACCCCTCCAAGGACATCTAACAATGGGTGCTTTTCTACCTCGGGTGTAAAAACTAGTTCAAAGGTACTTGAGTTCCCAACTCACTCCTTGCCTGACAGAAAGAGCAGATGAAGAGATGAGGTACCACTGAGGCACGAGAgttatttttcatgttcatcCCATTAATGACAAAAAAAGGGTCAAAAATCCACTAAGGATTTGTGTTGAGTTCTCACAAATGTCACAGATTTCACCTCTCAACTCATCTGCCGAGTAAACTTAACACTTGTTGTATTGGCTTTGGTCTGTGTATGCCTTtaataagtattattattattattattattattgtattgcATAAAATGTAGACTTCTCATTTGTGTTGCGAGACAGAAACAAGaggtaaaaagtaaaaaaataaactgtagaaaacattAAAGTGCAGCTACGATATACATTCTTCTAAAACTAATAAAATTTACTAATGTAGTTTTCAGATGCTAGCTACTGGGTCAGCAGACACATAGCTAAAATGCCTCTTGTGTCGCCACATGGCAAGCTGTCAAACTTGGACTCAGAAGGGTCAGTATTGAAGTGTGCAGAGgagcttttttccccctagATTAGGATAGCTGCAATGATGGTGTGCTGGTGTgcttatctgaatttcaggagcgggagcACACCTCATACAATCCCCTATCTTGACTATATATTAGGGACAGATGATGCTGTCCGCACCACAGGTGGTTTGTTTCATGCCACATCCTCCCTCCTCATTTATTTCTCTGCCTTAAAAACATAAATTGAAGCACTCTTATGCTTGAATGACACCTGAGATCAGCAAATACAGCAGTGGGCcataacaaattaaaaactggTCAGATGATCCAGCTGTGCTACTGTTCTTGCATCTCTGATGAGAGGCACTGAGACCAGATGAGAAATGATGTACAAATTGAGAAATGAGAAATAGGGATAGAAAAAAATGCACCAATCTGTGCCAAATTCTTCCCAAAATAAATTAAGATGCATAACTTCTTGTCCAAGCCTGATCAGCTGGAGTCAAGCTAACACCTGTTACCATGTGAACTAATGGGTAAGGTATCTAGCTCCTGAGTGTTTGTGTCCCTTCATGTTGGAGAAGTTCTGGGATCTTTAGGTTGTGATCTGGACCAAGTACTGTGGAGCTCAAGTAAGatgttaaagaaaaacaggatggTAAAAACAAATGCTAACTGTTCCCTGGATGTTCAGTCAGTTGTCACCCTCAATATTTATTAACATTTGacacactgaaaaagaaaacttaaataatcctaaaaatttttttttttttttttttaaaaagctgcattaagcaaacatttatttttgttaccTACCTTTAAGTGAGGCGTCAAAGCCCATGTCCTCAATGGCTGCCCTGAGCTGCTCTGGCTCTGTCAAATAGGGATCAAAGGTTATTGTTCCCCTTTCCGCCTCCAGGGACACCGCTATGAACCGCACTCCAGTCATCTGAGAGATCCTCCCTTCTATTGTCCGCACACAAGAGTTGCAAGTCATCCCTCCAATCAAAATGGTTACAGTCTGGGTGGAGGCATCCACCTCCTTATTCTGCCAGAAACTTAAATCTTCTACTGATGGGTCCTCAGATAACAAAGCAGTATCAAAGCCCATGTCCTCAATTTTGTCTCTCAGTTCTTCATGTGTGACTAGAAGAGGCTTAAAAACAATCAGCGCTGCTTTGTCCTGAAGAGACACCTGAATATGTGAAACCCCCTGCAGCTCCCCGATCTGTCCCTGAATAGACTGCACGCAGGACTGGCAGTGCATACCATCCACCCTGATCTGCACCACAGACTCCACGCTGTATCCCAAGGTCTGGAGTTCCAGGGCGATCTCTTTGGTTGGAATAACTGAAGCATCATAGTCCACCTTGGCCAAACTGTTGGGTACAGACCATGTGACAGCAAGTATGCCATTCAGGCTGCAGATTCTGGTTTGGATGATGTGGACCTCATGCTCAG
This window harbors:
- the atp7b gene encoding copper-transporting ATPase 2 isoform X1, with protein sequence MFSPKSPKSPSRYDSESGSGEQICMVECGCKRRCICNVKSEGCNRRGCTAQLKESDPDIEKQGFENLAYEYGSQTELCPPPKAASRAAFKLQRITSEHEVHIIQTRICSLNGILAVTWSVPNSLAKVDYDASVIPTKEIALELQTLGYSVESVVQIRVDGMHCQSCVQSIQGQIGELQGVSHIQVSLQDKAALIVFKPLLVTHEELRDKIEDMGFDTALLSEDPSVEDLSFWQNKEVDASTQTVTILIGGMTCNSCVRTIEGRISQMTGVRFIAVSLEAERGTITFDPYLTEPEQLRAAIEDMGFDASLKEPIKSVQSHEKSQPVSFGLSDMSANRPVVSNGTGSQAPSASSPEIKAKRCFICVTGMTCASCVSNIERNLLKHRGVLSVLVSLMAGKAEVKYDSDVLDAIAVTELIKDLGFGAKVIEDNAVAHGKLDLTITGMTCASCVHNIESKLNLTRGILMASVTLATNKAQVEFDPEVLGPRDIIKIIQGLGFEARLEKAGFKNNLDHKEEIRQWKNSFLLSLVFGLPVMGLMIYMMVMDNLHQEHGGSMPTEQNVLPGLSILNLLFFVLCTPVQIFGGRYFYIQAYRSLKHRTANMDVLIVLATSIAYIYSCVVLIVAMAEQASQSPVTFFDTPPMLFVFIALGRWLEHIAKSKTSEALAKLMSLQATDATVVTLGSDKSIISEEQVLVELVQRGDIVKVVPGGKFPVDGKVIEGSSMADESLITGEPMPVSKKVGSLVIAGSINAYGALLVEATHVGAETTLSQIVKLVEEAQTSKAPIQQFADRLSGYFVPFIVIVSLLTLIVWLVIGFVNFDIVKENFPGYNQSIPKAEVIVRFAFQASITVLSIACPCSLGLATPTAVMVGTGVGAQNGILIKGGEPLEMAHKIGVVMFDKTGTITNGVPRVTRVLVLWEVARMPLRKILAVVGTAEASSEHPLGIAVAKHCKQELGSDVLGCCQDFQAVPGCGISCRVSSVEHLLLQPSEERFLLPGAAIEESNMLPAGESTSAAEGLFYSVLIGNREWMRRNGHHIGADVDAAMSSHETKGQTAILVAIDGVLCAMLAIADTVKAESALAVHTLNTMGIEVVMMTGDNRRTAKAIAAQVGIRKVFAEVLPSHKVAKVQELQKRGLRVAMVGDGVNDSPALARADVGIAIGTGTDVAIEAADIVLIRNDLLDVVASIELSKKTVRRIRINFVFALFYNLVGIPIAAGVFMPVGLVLQPWMGSAAMAASSVSVVLSSLLLKMYKKTSVELYEMRARGQMRSLRSSQISTHLGLDGRRRSPALPNATREQRNPSGMTPPGFSGRSPSQGASIKVVTEEQGRYSLLEHQTADVLNVL
- the atp7b gene encoding copper-transporting ATPase 2 isoform X2; the protein is MMQESDPDIEKQGFENLAYEYGSQTELCPPPKAASRAAFKLQRITSEHEVHIIQTRICSLNGILAVTWSVPNSLAKVDYDASVIPTKEIALELQTLGYSVESVVQIRVDGMHCQSCVQSIQGQIGELQGVSHIQVSLQDKAALIVFKPLLVTHEELRDKIEDMGFDTALLSEDPSVEDLSFWQNKEVDASTQTVTILIGGMTCNSCVRTIEGRISQMTGVRFIAVSLEAERGTITFDPYLTEPEQLRAAIEDMGFDASLKEPIKSVQSHEKSQPVSFGLSDMSANRPVVSNGTGSQAPSASSPEIKAKRCFICVTGMTCASCVSNIERNLLKHRGVLSVLVSLMAGKAEVKYDSDVLDAIAVTELIKDLGFGAKVIEDNAVAHGKLDLTITGMTCASCVHNIESKLNLTRGILMASVTLATNKAQVEFDPEVLGPRDIIKIIQGLGFEARLEKAGFKNNLDHKEEIRQWKNSFLLSLVFGLPVMGLMIYMMVMDNLHQEHGGSMPTEQNVLPGLSILNLLFFVLCTPVQIFGGRYFYIQAYRSLKHRTANMDVLIVLATSIAYIYSCVVLIVAMAEQASQSPVTFFDTPPMLFVFIALGRWLEHIAKSKTSEALAKLMSLQATDATVVTLGSDKSIISEEQVLVELVQRGDIVKVVPGGKFPVDGKVIEGSSMADESLITGEPMPVSKKVGSLVIAGSINAYGALLVEATHVGAETTLSQIVKLVEEAQTSKAPIQQFADRLSGYFVPFIVIVSLLTLIVWLVIGFVNFDIVKENFPGYNQSIPKAEVIVRFAFQASITVLSIACPCSLGLATPTAVMVGTGVGAQNGILIKGGEPLEMAHKIGVVMFDKTGTITNGVPRVTRVLVLWEVARMPLRKILAVVGTAEASSEHPLGIAVAKHCKQELGSDVLGCCQDFQAVPGCGISCRVSSVEHLLLQPSEERFLLPGAAIEESNMLPAGESTSAAEGLFYSVLIGNREWMRRNGHHIGADVDAAMSSHETKGQTAILVAIDGVLCAMLAIADTVKAESALAVHTLNTMGIEVVMMTGDNRRTAKAIAAQVGIRKVFAEVLPSHKVAKVQELQKRGLRVAMVGDGVNDSPALARADVGIAIGTGTDVAIEAADIVLIRNDLLDVVASIELSKKTVRRIRINFVFALFYNLVGIPIAAGVFMPVGLVLQPWMGSAAMAASSVSVVLSSLLLKMYKKTSVELYEMRARGQMRSLRSSQISTHLGLDGRRRSPALPNATREQRNPSGMTPPGFSGRSPSQGASIKVVTEEQGRYSLLEHQTADVLNVL
- the atp7b gene encoding copper-transporting ATPase 2 isoform X3; its protein translation is MFSPKSPKSPSRYDSESGSGEQICMVECGCKRRCICNVKSEGCNRRGCTAQLKESDPDIEKQGFENLAYEYGSQTELCPPPKAASRAAFKLQRITSEHEVHIIQTRICSLNGILAVTWSVPNSLAKVDYDASVIPTKEIALELQTLGYSVESVVQIRVDGMHCQSCVQSIQGQIGELQGVSHIQVSLQDKAALIVFKPLLVTHEELRDKIEDMGFDTALLSEDPSVEDLSFWQNKEVDASTQTVTILIGGMTCNSCVRTIEGRISQMTGVRFIAVSLEAERGTITFDPYLTEPEQLRAAIEDMGFDASLKEPIKSVQSHEKSQPVSFGLSDMSANRPVVSNGTGSQAPSASSPEIKAKRCFICVTGMTCASCVSNIERNLLKHRGVLSVLVSLMAGKAEVKYDSDVLDAIAVTELIKDLGFGAKVIEDNAVAHGKLDLTITGMTCASCVHNIESKLNLTRGILMASVTLATNKAQVEFDPEVLGPRDIIKIIQGLGFEARLEKAGFKNNLDHKEEIRQWKNSFLLSLVFGLPVMGLMIYMMVMDNLHQEHGGSMPTEQNVLPGLSILNLLFFVLCTPVQIFGGRYFYIQAYRSLKHRTANMDVLIVLATSIAYIYSCVVLIVAMAEQASQSPVTFFDTPPMLFVFIALGRWLEHIAKSKTSEALAKLMSLQATDATVVTLGSDKSIISEEQVLVELVQRGDIVKVVPGGKFPVDGKVIEGSSMADESLITGEPMPVSKKVGSLVIAGSINAYGALLVEATHVGAETTLSQIVKLVEEAQTSKAPIQQFADRLSGYFVPFIVIVSLLTLIVWLVIGFVNFDIVKENFPGYNQSIPKAEVIVRFAFQASITVLSIACPCSLGLATPTAVMVGTGVGAQNGILIKGGEPLEMAHKIGVVMFDKTGTITNGVPRVTRVLVLWEVARMPLRKILAVVGTAEASSEHPLGIAVAKHCKQELGSDVLGCCQDFQAVPGCGISCRVSSVEHLLLQPSEERFLLPGAAIEESNMLPAGESTSAAEGLFYSVLIGNREWMRRNGHHIGADVDAAMSSHETKGQTAILVAIDGVLCAMLAIADTVKAESALAVHTLNTMGIEVVMMTGDNRRTAKAIAAQVGIRKVFAEVLPSHKVAKVQELQKRGLRVAMVGDGVNDSPALARADVGIAIGTGTDVAIEAADIVLIRNDLLDVVASIELSKKTVRRIRINFVFALFYNLVGIPIAAAVGCRCVHARWPGAPTLDGLSCNGCLISFSGPVFFTAENVQENLSGAL